A region from the Biomphalaria glabrata chromosome 14, xgBioGlab47.1, whole genome shotgun sequence genome encodes:
- the LOC106065733 gene encoding BOS complex subunit TMEM147-like, with translation MTFFHFGNCVALAYVPYVIVYKCSGLAEYSAFWKCVQAGGAYLITQLCKMMLLATFFPSTESVSGGLDVTGEFFKSTVDIADLIGLHIVMSKFAGKGQLKFMIAGMGWATAELAVTRFLPLWMGARGVEFDWKYIQMSLDSNISLISHISVAMLVWLYSRSDLQKSSLPIVITLLALSCYRPLIVEILVQAVGLGSWMLLLAKASFTSVVALISLQMYLSIPSQGSNSYY, from the exons atgacattttttcacTTTGGAAATTGCGTTGCCCTTGCTTACGTACCATATGTTATAGTTTATAAATGCTCTGGATT AGCTGAGTACAGTGCCTTTTGGAAATGTGTACAAGCAGGAGGAGCCTATTTGATTACACAGCTGTGTAAGATGATGTTACTGGCTACGTTCTTTCCCTCTACTGAGTCTGTCTCTGGTGGCCTTGATGTCACTGGG GAATTCTTCAAGTCAACTGTTGACATTGCTGACCTGATAGGCCTTCACATTGTTATGTCTAAATTTGCTGGTAAAGGTCAGCTGAAGTTTATGATAGCTGGAATGGGGTGGGCCACTGCAGAGTTAGCTGTCACCAG ATTTCTGCCACTGTGGATGGGAGCAAGAGGAGTTGAGTTTGACTGGAAGTACATACAGATGAGCTTAGACTCCAATATTAGTCTT ATTAGCCACATCAGTGTTGCCATGTTGGTTTGGTTGTACAGTCGAAGTGATTTACAGAAGTCCTCTCTGCCCATTGTGATTACATTGTTAGCATTGTCCTGTTACAGACCCCTGATTGTTGA AATTCTGGTCCAGGCAGTAGGGCTTGGGTCGTGGATGCTGCTGCTGGCTAAGGCTTCCTTCACATCTGTTGTAGCTCTTATCTCCCTGCAGATGTATCTCAGCATTCCTTCCCAGGGAAGCAACTCCTATTACTAA